A window of Thermoplasmatales archaeon contains these coding sequences:
- a CDS encoding (2Fe-2S)-binding protein, whose amino-acid sequence MKIVCRCEDITEEEIIRAIDEYDCETLDELKHILRLGMGHCQGRTCLIIAARILANKKGKRIEEIIPSFRPPDEPVEIGILGKE is encoded by the coding sequence GTGAAAATTGTCTGTAGATGCGAGGATATAACTGAAGAAGAAATAATTAGGGCAATTGATGAATATGATTGCGAAACTCTTGATGAGCTTAAGCATATTTTAAGGCTTGGAATGGGCCATTGTCAGGGAAGAACATGCCTTATTATTGCTGCAAGAATCCTTGCAAATAAAAAGGGAAAAAGAATAGAAGAAATAATCCCGTCATTCCGTCCTCCTGATGAGCCAGTTGAAATAGGAATTTTGGGGAAAGAATGA